In Camelina sativa cultivar DH55 chromosome 13, Cs, whole genome shotgun sequence, the genomic window cataaaattacattttcttttattttctgactGACACAAAAACGAATCAGAAAatgtaaaaaccaaaacccactTCTCACTCTTGTTGTAGCATTTATGactctttccttctttcttcacaatcacacccaaaaaaaaaagtaatctcagaaaacaaaaagcaagaggaagaagaagaagaactcttGATTTCCCTTCCTGGTTAAGCCATTTTGattacctcttcttcttttgtctctctcacttctttatatatatatatatacctcttaAAATTCCTCTCCTGCTTTAGTCATTTGATCGTCACTACACTAGTATCAAAATCGGCCATTAAAACTCCCACAAAGAACTCTCTCAGTTTCAACCACATTACCATCTTCTTTTTAACTTACTCTCACTACCCATTTCTCAATTTTGACGCTTTGTTTgcgttttctttgtttataaaaaagcctctgttttttttttaataataaagcTGTAACGGCTACTATGAGATTTGCTACTctgttttgtgttctgtttcttcttcttcgattcggTCTATTCGTTGATGCGATCATCGTCCCAGTTGATTTCTTGGCTCTTCAAGCGATACGTAAGTCCCTCGATGATTTACCAGGTTCTAATTTCTTCGATTCTTGGGATTTCACCTCAGACCCTTGCAGTTTCGCTGGTGTTTTCTGCGACGGTGATAAAGTAACCGCGCTTAACCTCGGTGATCAAAAAGCCGGTTCACCCGGTTTATCTGGTCGGCTTGATCCGGCTATTGGAAAACTCTCTGCTTTAACAGAGCTCTCAATCGTACCGGGTCGGATCATGGGCTCGTTACCGCACGCAATCTCGCAGGCAAAGAATCTCCGGTTCCTCGCTATCAGTCGGAATTTTCTCTCCGGCGAGATTCCGGCGAGTCTCGGCGAGCTTACGGGACTCAAAACACTCGATCTGAGCTATAATCAGCTAACCGGGTCGATTCCTCCGTCAATCGGATCCTTACCGGAGCTATCCAATCTGATTCTGTGTCACAACCACTTGAACGGATCGATTCCTCAGTTCCTCTCGCAAACGTTGACCCGAATCGATCTCAAACGGAACAATCTCACCGGCGTTATTCCTCCGACGTCTCTTCCCCCGTCGATGCAATACCTCTCGCTCGCTTGGAACCAGCTCACCGGACGAGTAGACCGGGTTTTACTCAGATTAAACCAGCTCAATTACCTCGATCTCAGCTTAAACCGGTTTACGGGCGCAATCCCCGGTCAGATCTTCGCCTTCCCGATTACCAACCTCCAGTTACAACGCAATTTCTTCTACGGCGCGATTCAACCGGCGAATGAAGTAACGATTCCGACCATCGATTTAAGCTACAACAGATTCTCAGGCGAGCTTTCGCCGCTTCTCTCCAACGTACAGAATCTATACCTGAACAATAACCGGTTCACCGGTCAAGTTCCGGTTAGCTTCGTGGATCGGTTATTGGCAGCGAATATACAAACACTCTACCTCCAACACAACTTCTTAACGGGGATACAGATTAGCCCGGCGGCGGATATTCCGGTAAGCAGCTCGCTGTGTCTGCAATACAACTGTATGGTGCTACCGGTACAGACGCCGTGTCCGGTCAAGGCCGGTTCGCAGAAAACAAGACCCACAACGCAGTGCAACGAGTGGCGAGGGTAGAAACGTAATTTAGGCAGTTATTTTATCTTCGGGTCTTTTCTCTCCGGTTATTTTGTTATACATTAACTCTCTTTTCGAGTTTCGATGGtcgcaaaaaaagaaaaaaataacgaTTTGTTTATTCGTTGGTGACTTTGTGAATGTGGtgtaatgataatgatgatggtTCGAATAAAATGAGTAACGCCTATATTATCATGCAtgcattatatttttgttgggtAGCTACcgctaaaagcctaaaactaattattttagttgAGAAGTGTAATGATGCCTTATATAATGTAAtgaacaaaaatacataattttaactCTATAAAGTAGTGTATGCAACCAAACCATGACAAAAgtgtaatataattattattactacaTTGCATACCATtcgaaacatatatttttaaccttttaaaaatggTTGTAGAAGAGAATGGTGTTTGTCACACACAACAAGACACTGTCCACTGTCCACTGTCCACACGCACACCAAAgcctttatttttcttaacttAAAAAGCCTTATTTGATGATTCTTACTtatgtttatattgtttatcatcatcttcatctctacATTTTATGTATGACTTACAGAGACCATGTGTATGTGTAGTCTGTAGATATAGATGCATCAGTAGTAGAAATGTCTCCTCCGAACCCTCTTCTTACTCATGATCGGTGCCTCACCACTTCCCGGAAATTCCCATCTCACAAGATCTCCGTCCCACGAAGAGCTTATAAGCGTTGGGTAATGCGGGTGCCAATTACAGTCTCTTACAGGCGAGCTATGGTGCTTTAGCACTGCCACTTTATCTCCACTTACCTAAGACCAGATAAATGAATCCAAGATTGGTCAAAACAGCAGAGTTGATAGAGATTCAGCAAACAATGCTACACTTTTCATGTTATTGTGTCTAAAATGTGTTTATGAGGATTTATGGCTTACCAAGTCGTATATGTAGACAGAACTGTCGTTGGATCCTGTGTAAATGTACTTTTGGCCAGTACtgttgaaagaaagaacaaaagaagccATCAcaagaattagaaaaatatgtaaagaGTTCTCCTTTCTCAGGTTTGGGATATTATGGAGCTTTGAAAGAGACTGACCTATGCGCTGGAGAGAAGTAGCAACGGATGAGAGTACGCAACACTGAGTGACCTTTATATGTCGACACTGACTGATCAGATGGGTGCTTTAGATCTCTTGCTTCAGTAGGATAATCCATCCATCTGTAATCCCATTCATAGTTTCTTAGCACCTCATGCCTGTAAATCAAGAAGAATCAGTTCCATCAACGAATTCCGTgtgaaacaccaaaaaaaacaagatgcGACCAACAATGCTACAGGCTGAATACAGTTTTATGTCGAAAATAGTTACCTTGCAGGTACACCTGAAGACATTTTTCTGATATCCCACAGTTTGATGGTTTGGTCTTTGCCATTTGATATGAAATAGCGACCATCTCCACGGCTATCTATAAAGGTAACACCTTCGAGGTGACCCACTAAAACACCAGCTGGCTTATCTCTCCCAATGAAACAACGCCTATCCCACACCTATTCGTGTAATGAATTTTGAACAAGATCCTATTACAACTTTGCTCAAAGGCAAGAAACTTCATTGTACTATTGCAGCAACAAAGACAATCACCTTGCAGAGATTATCATCACTTCCAGATAAAATCAGGTTTCCACTTTCATCAGCAAAGCACACAGTATTTACATCAGACTGCATAAATNAGTACtgttgaaagaaagaacaaaagaagccATCAcaagaattagaaaaatatgtaaagaGTTCTCCTTTCTCAGGTTTGGGATATTATGGAGCTTTGAAAGAGACTGACCTATGCGCTGGAGAGAAGTAGCAACGGATGAGAGTACNTAAAACGATAACATCACCACTAATACACAGGAACAAATCTTAGGTGAAATTGACCCAACCGATAAAGGAATTTTACCGTGTGTGCAACAGTCCGGAGTGAAACTCGATTTGCTTCGAGATCATAAACATAGATGGAATCATCACTGCTCCCAGCAACAAGTTCTCGTCCATCAGTCGAAAATTTCACAGAGAATATTCCAAAAGAGTACCCTCCATCTTCATCAGAAGAGAAGTCTAATCCATCATGGATCTCCTGCAAAAGACAAGGCCCTCAAATTAATGTAACCTCATTGATAAGATGTtgaaaacagaaattaaaacaTGTGAAACAATATCAAGCAGGGATCTGatccaataataaaaaatttcccCTAACTAAACACGTATTGTGGTTCCATACCGTAACATTTGCATGAGACTCGGTTGTACCGGACCCAACATCAACAATGTGAACAATAGGTGACATGCTTGCGTAAACCTGCAATATCGAAATAATTCATTATTCTTTATTTTGGAAGATAAGCATAGAGATTTGATCTAAACAAGAGACCATAAAGATGAAACAAACCCACTTACTCTGTATCACTATAAAAGATATGATCTGAATCGAGGTCAAAGTTTGCATTTAAAATCATTTGGGAAATTTGTAATCAAACATGAGTTAAGTCGTCgttcaaagatacaaaaacttaCCAGATTTCGCTGATCAGGGGATAGAGAAGTATCAGTAACAGTCCAACGCAAACTTTTTGCAAGAATATCCTTTTGAACTTTCCATCCCTTCTCTACATTGTAAATCCGAATATGGCTTGCCtgaaaaatatgatttgattaataCAAGGCAAGCAGATTGATTCATCCAGCTTCTCGACTCaggaaattgaaaaaaaaaagggacatgCCTAGAGACGTATCATCTGTTCCTGTCCCCTAAACTGATAAACAATAATTACAAGGATGAAAGGATTAACCTGAAAGCCCGCAATAAAGAGAGAACCATCAGTCGAAAACTGAGAGACATATGCACGGCTGTCCATTTGATCAACAAGCCAAGGACCTTTAACAGGCAAatatctgctaagcatatggcaACAATCAGCGGCGGAGAACCTTCCTCTTCCAGAGAAATTACTTTCCCGACCAGCCAACATCCTCACAGTAGACACAGGTAACTGATGTCTCCCAGGGACTTCACGGCTAAACCGTTGATGAGGACTAGATCTCAATTTAGTAACCTGACTGATTTCATGGTCTAAATCTGGCAGATGTTCACTTGATCTTTGACTACCACTACTACTACCAACTCCACAAAAGTCTTTCCCAGCATCACAAAAATCGGCTTCTATCTCAAGTCTACTCATTGCATAACCCATTTCATCAGCATCAATCTCACTTGGTCCAAAATACATTATAGAAGATAACTACCATTGATATTCTCTTCAAACCACAGTTTCATTCACAGTCACCTTGAACCATAGCTTGCCTGCAAAATGTTCAAGTTTCATCAATAAACACATTCACACACTAAACCCCTCTTTGCCATTTAAACCCAGTTATGcaaaataactaaatcaaagaaaaacaatctgAAGATCACGATACTACTACaacttcatcaatcatcaatttaacaatcaaaatatcggaaataacaaaaaacccaattcaaaaaaagaatcaaagtcATCGTCTTTATCTGAAACAGCATCAACCCTAATTGTTCAAGCATCGAATTAGAAATGCATACAAAAGTTGAAATCACCAGAGACATGGAACGATCGAAAGAGCCCAGAAACAGTATCACTCCCCCCAATTTGAGAGCTTTGACCCTAAATCGGATCGCGAATTTGCACAGCTAACANNNNNNNNNNNNNNNNNNNNNNNNNNNNNNNNNNNNNNNNNNNNNNNNNNNNNNNNNNNNNNNNNNNNNNNNNNNCATTTGATCAACAAGCCAAGGACCTTTAACAGGCAAatatctgctaagcatatggcaACAATCAGCGGCGGAGAACCTTCCTCTTCCAGAGAAATTACTTTCCCGACCAGCCAACATCCTCACAGTAGACACAGGTAACTGATGTCTCCCAGGGACTTCACGGCTAAACCGTTGATGAGGACTAGATCTCAATTTAGTAACCTGACTGATTTCATGGTCTAAATCTGGCAGATGTTCACTTGATCTTTGACTACCACTACTACTACCAACTCCACAAAAGTCTTTCCCACCAGCATCACAAAATTCGGCTTCTATCTCAAGTCTACTCATTGCATAACCCATTTCATCAGCATCAAACTCACTTGGTCCAAAAAACATTATAGAAGATAACTACCATTGATACAGTTTCATTCACAGTCACCTTGAACCATAGCTTGCCTGCAAAAGACCAGTAAAATGTTCAAACTTCATCAATCACATATTCACACACTAAAGCCCACTTTGCCATTATAAATccagttataaaaaaaaactaaaatcaaagaaaaacaatctgAAGATTACGATACTACAGCTTCATCAATCATCGATTTAACAATCAACATAACGGAAATAACAAAAACCCCAATTCAAAAAAGAATCAAGTCGTCGTCTTTATCTGTGTAGTGAACAGCATCAACCCTAATTGTTCAAGCATCGAATTAGAAATGCACACAAAAGTTTAAATCACCAGAGACATGGAACGATCGAAAGAACCCAGAAACACTATCACTCCCCCCAATTTGAGAGCTTTGACCCTAAATCGGATCGCGAATTTGTAccgctaacaaaaaaaatttaaaaaggtCAGGTTTTTAAGCTGAGTACCCCGTACGAACGAAGGAGACAATTCGTAACAGTATTACGCAAAATGTTGAATTTGTCGAAAAAACTTTTCGCCTTTNTAGTAGTGTGGTCACTTCCTAATCATTTGAGTATAATACTCCTATTTTTTAGTGTATCTTGTTTGATCAAACTTCATAATCTCATCTTAATGTATGTTTAAAACACCTCATCACATGGCCAACACTATATGTGGTACCACTCAATTCTGTGAACAAGTATGCAAATGCTACAATGACACATTACATACTACTTTTAGCTTCAATGTGTGGTCTgtataacacaaacaaacacatcaatGTTTCGGTGATCAAATGGTAAGAGACTGTCTTGTCTTGTTCTATGATCACACACTTGCTTATGGTAGGAAACTGTCTtcaatattataacaaaatctttttccaaaaaaaaaaaaagtgaagttaTTGCAGAATCTGTTGTTAAGATTCACAGTCAAAAAGAGATTCCAAAAGTCTTGGATTTGAATAGTATATGGAAAAACTTAACTTGAACTGATAGATTAGAAAAAGAGTACCTGCAAATGTTGCATTGTTTTGCAGCTAGAGCAGTTTTATACAAAGCCATACTATAGTTTGTATTTACAATATAACAGAATACccaaacatcatttttttttgttttgtttttcaacctGTACACAGACAATGTGGGAAGGATATGCATAAGGCAAAAGAAACAGACACGATACTAACATTCATCAGAGCTTACAccataaacaacaaattttattctAGACGATCATGAGATGAGAGGTTTTTTTAACACCTACTACAATCGGATGGTGCACATAACCGTGGTCCTGAAATCGAGTTGATGATTGAACGGTGGCTTTGTGACAACTGATCTCCAGGTTTTCTTCTTAGGATCATAGATATGAATCATCAAAGAACCAGCATTCCTGTGTTGTCTAGTATGCCTTGTGTCCATCAGGTTATAACCATCCAAAAGAATCATAACATGTAGTTCACCGTTCAGGGCAACGAAACCAACTGGTTTGTCATAATGAGCTTTCTTAGGCACACCAGACTCTCTTCTCCACCGATTCGAACCAATCTCATACCTAAGAATCCGTTCCTTATCCAACATGAAGAACACAGGCTTACCACAATCAACAGCAACAATCTTCCCTAGCTTaggtctctcttcttctccccaCATATCCCCAACAAGCCTCCATTTCTCACCACTCAAATCCATCACTGCAGCGTCTTTATAGTACTCATCAACAGGAAGAATCCCAGAGACAGTCCTTGATCTGCCATATCCACCCATCACCCaaaattctctctctttctccttatcATCATCCTCATTATTCCCAACCAAGAACCCAACACATCCTGCTCTAAACCTAGGCAACTCATCCATCTCTCTCCACTCATCTTTCTCAACATCATACATCTCAACCGAACTCATTCTGCTTCCCGCAGCACCAAACAACGTGTGCCGTGATCCTCCTCCCGCCACAATGATCCGATCAGACAAACCGGTCATCGCAGCACAAGCGAAGCTTCCTCGCGGAGACAACATCGGAGAGAGCCGTTCCCAAACAGATTTCGCGAAACTGTAACGGAACACAGAAGAAGTAGGCAAAGGCACATCAAGAGGATAAGACCTAGTATCGAAAGCAGAGCCACCGAGAACGTAAACGCAGGGACCAATAGAGACGGCTACGAAATTGCAGAGACCGTAAACGTGAGGGTTACAAGGCAAGAGAGGAAGCGGTCTCCATGAAAGAGTCACGGGATCGAAGAGAAACGGAGGCGAAATCGAAGGATCCTGAGGGAAGATACAGAGGAGATGCGAGAGATTGTGGCCGTATCTGTTGTCTCGGCCATGGCGgagtgaaattagggttttggaagaGAGGAAAGCGTACCATGATTTACAAGTGGATTTGAGACGAGAGATGTGAGGGTAAGGGACGAAGGAGAGGATCAGCCTCGCGACGTCGTTGGATAAGCCTGGAATCAAAGTCAAGCTAGGATCGATACGAGGCTTAGGCCGAGGAAACGAAGATcgagacgacgacgaagaagacgaacaCTGTAACCGTGACGAGAATATAGGTAGAGGCATGATTAAAGAAGAAACTCCGGCGAGATTTGTTAGTGGAATGATCGATTCAATGATGAGTGAGACAGAATCATCATCGGAAATGAGTAAAATAGACTGAttctctgattcttcttcttcttcttcggctgagagaaaccaaaaaaacaaaaaacaaatctgattttttaatttcaagtttgaaaggatctctctctttgtctttgtttccctttctatttttttttaactccacgtggatttgtgtgattggttaaGATATAGATAAGTTAATTACAGTACTTATTACTCTTTTCTTGGGCAAACAATTACTGTACTAATTACTCTAATAATTAAAACGTCAatgcaaatatttttaattaattaattgaattGGAAAGCTCATTTATTCAACTACGAAAATGCGTTAATTGAACAGTTCGaaatgtatttaacattttaagagcaaacaacacaaaataaatCACATTTGTTGGAGGTGGGTTTCGCCGATCTAAAGCCTGTGTGTTAAGCCCATTAATTGGTGGGTTACGTGGGTTTTTGGGCCGGCAACAAGTCAAATGGTTGAGGGAATCTCGGGGAGATCGCGGATGAATGGAGAGATAGCTTCGGAGTAAATCCAAGGATCCTCGTTGTACCTTTATAATTTAAATACTTTGAGACAGTATGTGTAGATACACATGTAACGAGATACACAAAAACATCAATATAAATCCAATTCGTCGTTTCTTCACTGTTCTTGTCGACTTCCACTCAAAGCCTGCCCCAAATCTTTTTTAATCAACAAGCAAATTAGATTGTGGTTTTTAGCACCTACAACATTGTACTAATTACActtttgaattattaaaaatgcATTTATTTTCTGTTGTTTGCTCTTAAGACGCGATAGTGCTTAAAAAGCTAGCTTGGGTTTCTCAATATCCAAATCTATATAACATTATGAATTATTGAATATCATAATCTGGTCGAATGTGAATAATGGGCTTAATTTGGGCTTTACTACGTAAGAAATTAAGTCCTTTCGGGTGCAAAATGGTGGTAAGTTAACAATTTCTCTCATACGATAACTATAGAATGATCTAAAAGTCCTTATTAGTGAAATGAACGCAGTCTTGGACTTGGGAGAGTCCTCACTTCAAAACCCTACCTGTTAATTTGAGCTTCCTGCTggttctacaatttttttttttccgcgaGAGATAGATGAGTGGAAGCTGAGGACTTTCATGAATCCATTCTTCTTTCAATTCTGGTGCAATCGATATAcgtttggattttattttagaaagaaacTGATCATGCatgtccaaaaaacaaaaaattattaaaaccatGCATGTTGAAACTAGCTAGAAGAGCAACTGATTATTTGTAGTACTTGTTGTGTTGGATTATAAATATCTAAAGAGACGAAGTTGGGTCTACGTCATATCAATAACAACATCGTACGTCACGATACTTTATCAGCATCATACTGAAAGTTACGAGCGAAGAGGAGTGAAGCCATCTTAGGAGTTAGGATTCTTTTTCATccttttggtttatatatatgtgagacCTTTTACTTGATTAATTTGGCAATATAATCAACACAATCACacaaatataacaacaaataagaTCATTTTACGAccaaatgtatttttaaaactggagttttcacatatatatatatatatatatatatatatatatatatacctgataCTCATGTAACCCTTTGGCCATAGTTGTAGATTAAATTCGTAAGCATTCTCCAAAATATTAGCATCGTTGATCCCAAAACTCTCGGAGAGATCATTATGAGTTGAATATCCAACACAAGGTTTCGTCCccacatttttctttgttttgtttctgttggcAATTCGAAAAGCTCTTCCATGGCCTCTAAAAGCGACTCATGATGCCCCATTAACACTTGATGTTCGTAAAGCTCTAGAAGACTACGGTTGTTTCCAAGCTTCCTTTGACAAAGTGTCAGCGGAGCTGAAGAAGTCTGCTTTTGAAGCCGTGGAAGAGCTTTTCAAGTTGCCGATTCAGACCAGACAGAGAAACGTGTCTACGAAACCCTTCATGACGCTAATGTTTTGGACAAGGTCAACGACTTTACTCAACAATTATGGCCTGATCATGGGAACAAGAGTATTAGGTAATGAATGTGAAGTCAACCTTTTTATTATCTATTTTGgcataataataacatatataaacgcTTATTGAAATAGCGAGACGTTACACCAGTTCTCGGAGAACATGATCACGATACTTCATCAGCACGAAGTTGATGGTCTCGAAGTGAAGACCAAAGGCAAAAAATGGATCAAAGTGAAACCATCTCAAGATCATTTCCTCGTTATGGTTGGAGATTCTCTATGTGTAAGTCCTaacttcatctttttttattttttttcctaacacaCACACTTCTTAATTAATTCGAAAATAAGCAATCATATCCTTGTTAATGTTGCAAGGACTTTTGAATGGTCGAGTGTTTCCTCCATATCACCGAGTCATGATGATGGGAAAGAAGACAAGGTATTCGACTGCGCTGTTCTCAGttccaaaatcagaaatcaTCATAGATTCACCAGAAGAGCTTGACGACGAAGAAAATCCGCGTATATTCAAACCTTATGAATACATTGAGTTTCTTCACTTCTTGAGCACAGAAGCTGGAGGTGGCGCTCAATCAACTCTTCATGCTTTTGCTGCCCTCTGAAACACTTGATTTTATCAgaaataatcaataataatgTATGAATGCATAACTTCGTGTTTGTTTTTGCGGGGTTATAGACTAATTTATAccaatcccaaaaaaaaacaaatttttatgtttactatttttttggcTATCCTTACTCAATATGTCTTCACATGCATACTCATacacaagaaaattaataacTCATCGTCACTATGAagagtattttttcttttaagaagaaaagcaacgaaaaaaattaaaaataccattCTCATTCTCTGGTGTTATAacgggttatatatatattacacatgtGTGGCACAGGATATGAACACTGCAAATTCTGAAACATAAAATCTTGCTATACTTGTATAGAGTTGGTACCAAAATCCAATGGTTGTTACTTTCATGAATTGGAAGCAGAAACCGGGACACACAATCAGATTCAAATGTACGCAAGTGAGCTCCTGTCaaaatctatcccatcctcaagaactctagTTTACTAATCAAGAACACTCATCATCGTGAATAGATAGATAAAGATGAGataaacaactttgtagaagaaatcaaatgcaaaaactaaatgGATTAAGATATATTTTGATTACAAAATCATAAACGTTTTTTGGTGGGTACACATAAAACTCTAGGATCAAAGCTAAATCTTTTGGGTTAAGGCATAAAAGTCTATATATAGCAAAAcatagaaaaccctaaaacatcaAACGACAAAATATAGAGGCAGTTCAGGAACCCTTCTCACACGCGCCTTCAGTCGGAAACCCGGACGTCGGTTTAAGAGCATCGATCGAGTCAGAGTCTAGGATGTCTGATCGAGTGGCGGCTTGAGATCGTCGATCGAGTGGCGGCTTGAGATCGTCGATCGAGTGGCAGCTTGAAAGTGTCGATCGAGTGGCAGCTTTAAAAGTGTTGTCTGGGAGTTGCTGATCGAGTCGtgtcttgagggtgctcaggagccctCCTGGGACGTATTGGTCGATTCGCTGCTAACATGTCCGATTGAGTGGGAGCTCTCCTTTGCGTGCAGGTCGAGTCAGAAATATGGGAGTACATTCATCTAATAAAATggtgataactcttgaaccacgcTTCCGATTGGCTTgtaataaacggcattggagaGATGACTCAATTCCTTACAACTTTGATGAATActtcaaaagctgaatcccaaagtaaaatATTCACTtgactcgatcaaagacgtggaaggTTGGATCGCTGGGTAGTGTAGATCAAGTCGCTGGACTGCTTTTCTGCTTCCTGTTtgcttttgat contains:
- the LOC104737465 gene encoding probably inactive leucine-rich repeat receptor-like protein kinase IMK2 — protein: MRFATLFCVLFLLLRFGLFVDAIIVPVDFLALQAIRKSLDDLPGSNFFDSWDFTSDPCSFAGVFCDGDKVTALNLGDQKAGSPGLSGRLDPAIGKLSALTELSIVPGRIMGSLPHAISQAKNLRFLAISRNFLSGEIPASLGELTGLKTLDLSYNQLTGSIPPSIGSLPELSNLILCHNHLNGSIPQFLSQTLTRIDLKRNNLTGVIPPTSLPPSMQYLSLAWNQLTGRVDRVLLRLNQLNYLDLSLNRFTGAIPGQIFAFPITNLQLQRNFFYGAIQPANEVTIPTIDLSYNRFSGELSPLLSNVQNLYLNNNRFTGQVPVSFVDRLLAANIQTLYLQHNFLTGIQISPAADIPVSSSLCLQYNCMVLPVQTPCPVKAGSQKTRPTTQCNEWRG
- the LOC104737466 gene encoding LEC14B protein-like isoform X2, giving the protein MYFGPSEIDADEMGYAMSRLEIEADFCDAGKDFCGVGSSSGSQRSSEHLPDLDHEISQVTKLRSSPHQRFSREVPGRHQLPVSTVRMLAGRESNFSGRGRFSAADCCHMLSRYLPVKGPWLVDQMDSRAYVSQFSTDGSLFIAGFQASHIRIYNVEKGWKVQKDILAKSLRWTVTDTSLSPDQRNLVYASMSPIVHIVDVGSGTTESHANVTEIHDGLDFSSDEDGGYSFGIFSVKFSTDGRELVAGSSDDSIYVYDLEANRVSLRTVAHTSDVNTVCFADESGNLILSGSDDNLCKVWDRRCFIGRDKPAGVLVGHLEGVTFIDSRGDGRYFISNGKDQTIKLWDIRKMSSGVPARHEVLRNYEWDYRWMDYPTEARDLKHPSDQSVSTYKGHSVLRTLIRCYFSPAHSTGQKYIYTGSNDSSVYIYDLVSGDKVAVLKHHSSPVRDCNWHPHYPTLISSSWDGDLVRWEFPGSGEAPIMSKKRVRRRHFYY
- the LOC104737466 gene encoding LEC14B protein-like isoform X1 → MFFGPSEFDADEMGYAMSRLEIEAEFCDAGGKDFCGVGSSSGSQRSSEHLPDLDHEISQVTKLRSSPHQRFSREVPGRHQLPVSTVRMLAGRESNFSGRGRFSAADCCHMLSRYLPVKGPWLVDQMDSRAYVSQFSTDGSLFIAGFQASHIRIYNVEKGWKVQKDILAKSLRWTVTDTSLSPDQRNLVYASMSPIVHIVDVGSGTTESHANVTEIHDGLDFSSDEDGGYSFGIFSVKFSTDGRELVAGSSDDSIYVYDLEANRVSLRTVAHTSDVNTVCFADESGNLILSGSDDNLCKVWDRRCFIGRDKPAGVLVGHLEGVTFIDSRGDGRYFISNGKDQTIKLWDIRKMSSGVPARHEVLRNYEWDYRWMDYPTEARDLKHPSDQSVSTYKGHSVLRTLIRCYFSPAHSTGQKYIYTGSNDSSVYIYDLVSGDKVAVLKHHSSPVRDCNWHPHYPTLISSSWDGDLVRWEFPGSGEAPIMSKKRVRRRHFYY
- the LOC104737467 gene encoding F-box/kelch-repeat protein OR23, whose translation is MPLPIFSSRLQCSSSSSSSRSSFPRPKPRIDPSLTLIPGLSNDVARLILSFVPYPHISRLKSTCKSWYAFLSSKTLISLRHGRDNRYGHNLSHLLCIFPQDPSISPPFLFDPVTLSWRPLPLLPCNPHVYGLCNFVAVSIGPCVYVLGGSAFDTRSYPLDVPLPTSSVFRYSFAKSVWERLSPMLSPRGSFACAAMTGLSDRIIVAGGGSRHTLFGAAGSRMSSVEMYDVEKDEWREMDELPRFRAGCVGFLVGNNEDDDKEKEREFWVMGGYGRSRTVSGILPVDEYYKDAAVMDLSGEKWRLVGDMWGEEERPKLGKIVAVDCGKPVFFMLDKERILRYEIGSNRWRRESGVPKKAHYDKPVGFVALNGELHVMILLDGYNLMDTRHTRQHRNAGSLMIHIYDPKKKTWRSVVTKPPFNHQLDFRTTVMCTIRL